A genomic region of Thermodesulfitimonas autotrophica contains the following coding sequences:
- a CDS encoding cyclophilin-like fold protein: MSNAAKRIVRIEVGAVTLQAALNDSQTARAVWEALPITGSANRWGDEIYFSVPLTLPEENPQELVAVGDIAYWPEGPALCLFFGPTPVSRGSEVRPASPVNVCGRIMGDATVLKAVRDGTPIRIVRPEEK; encoded by the coding sequence GTGTCAAACGCAGCAAAAAGAATTGTCCGGATAGAGGTCGGCGCCGTCACGCTACAAGCAGCACTTAACGACTCGCAAACGGCCCGCGCGGTATGGGAGGCGCTCCCCATAACCGGAAGTGCTAACCGCTGGGGTGACGAGATCTACTTTTCCGTTCCGCTCACCCTGCCTGAAGAAAACCCGCAGGAACTGGTCGCCGTAGGCGATATTGCTTACTGGCCGGAAGGGCCAGCCCTCTGCCTCTTTTTCGGGCCGACACCGGTAAGCAGGGGCAGCGAGGTTCGCCCGGCCAGTCCAGTGAACGTCTGCGGGCGGATTATGGGGGATGCCACGGTGCTTAAAGCGGTCCGGGACGGGACACCGATCAGGATCGTGCGTCCGGAAGAAAAGTAG
- a CDS encoding Na/Pi cotransporter family protein: MPQELSLTTMALMLLGGMGLLLYGISVMSEGLQKIAGHRLRQIFSAVTDRPFLGLVAGAVVTILFQSSTATTVILVGLAAASVVTLRQCLPVILGADIGTTVTAQLIALKVTEISLPIVGVGALIVFFSKKDRYRRVGQAVIGFGLLFLGLKIMGDAMAPLRYSAVLKEALLGVSSSPLLAILIAAIFTFLVHSSAAALGVIVVLASQGLIDTLAAFYFILGANVGSSFTAVFSSLGSHREAQRVAAAHVLAKVGGTFLVFPFAVPFVNWLTSVTSSPSFQVANAHTLFNVFVTCAFFPLRNFGARALERLLPEKKIPDFEPRYLNEALLDTPSIALGLAYREVARLSAEVLRMFRDVDRVLRFNKYDLTERMIYKENVVNTLFSKATAYITLLLRRPLSRREFEKGMGLIKVLNDLELISDIISKNIVPQLQQKIRERIIFSSTGWEELSMIYQEVCLMMRLTHKALVRADYCLAEQAIKLHPRVLKLERGLRSTHIYRLREGIKETEASSRLHLELLNAYVRIAEHLRNIALTVAGELTAERVCPPEPPLLEEEPEEENAVRIEAL, from the coding sequence TTGCCGCAGGAATTGTCGCTTACGACGATGGCCCTTATGCTGCTAGGTGGCATGGGGCTTCTTTTATACGGTATCAGCGTCATGAGCGAGGGCCTGCAGAAAATCGCGGGCCACAGGCTGCGCCAGATCTTCAGCGCCGTAACCGACCGGCCCTTTCTCGGGCTTGTTGCCGGAGCGGTGGTCACGATCCTCTTCCAAAGCAGCACCGCGACGACGGTGATCCTGGTGGGGCTCGCGGCCGCGTCGGTGGTTACGTTGCGCCAGTGTCTGCCCGTGATTCTCGGCGCAGATATCGGGACCACGGTTACGGCCCAGCTCATCGCCCTCAAGGTGACGGAGATCTCTCTTCCCATCGTGGGCGTAGGGGCGCTTATCGTTTTTTTTAGCAAGAAGGATCGCTACCGGCGGGTGGGGCAGGCGGTCATCGGCTTTGGGCTTCTCTTCTTAGGCCTGAAGATTATGGGAGACGCGATGGCGCCCCTGCGCTACTCGGCTGTTTTAAAAGAGGCGCTGCTGGGGGTAAGTTCTAGCCCGCTGCTAGCGATTCTGATCGCCGCGATCTTTACCTTCCTGGTTCACAGCAGCGCGGCGGCTCTCGGCGTTATCGTGGTGCTGGCCTCCCAGGGCCTGATCGATACGCTTGCCGCCTTCTACTTTATTCTCGGTGCAAATGTCGGCTCCTCGTTTACGGCGGTATTTTCCAGTCTTGGTTCCCACCGCGAAGCGCAGCGGGTTGCAGCGGCGCATGTTTTAGCCAAGGTGGGGGGAACCTTTCTCGTATTTCCTTTTGCGGTGCCGTTTGTCAACTGGTTGACCAGCGTTACTTCGTCACCAAGCTTCCAGGTTGCCAACGCCCATACCCTCTTTAACGTCTTCGTCACCTGCGCCTTTTTCCCGCTCCGCAATTTCGGTGCCCGGGCACTAGAACGGCTGCTGCCGGAAAAAAAGATTCCCGATTTCGAACCGCGGTACCTGAACGAGGCCCTGCTCGACACCCCTTCGATTGCTCTGGGCCTGGCCTACCGGGAAGTTGCGCGGCTCTCGGCGGAGGTGCTGCGGATGTTCCGGGATGTGGACCGGGTATTGCGCTTCAACAAGTACGATTTGACGGAGCGGATGATTTATAAGGAAAACGTGGTCAACACGCTCTTCTCTAAGGCAACGGCTTACATCACCCTTCTGCTCCGGCGGCCTTTGAGCCGCCGGGAGTTCGAGAAGGGTATGGGTTTGATTAAGGTGCTGAACGATCTGGAGTTGATCAGCGACATTATAAGTAAGAACATCGTGCCCCAGTTACAGCAGAAGATTCGGGAACGGATTATCTTTTCGTCGACCGGTTGGGAAGAGCTTTCGATGATCTACCAGGAAGTCTGCCTGATGATGCGGCTTACCCACAAGGCGTTGGTGCGGGCAGACTATTGCCTTGCGGAGCAGGCGATCAAGCTGCATCCCCGGGTGTTGAAGTTAGAACGGGGATTACGCAGCACCCACATCTACCGGTTACGAGAAGGGATTAAGGAAACGGAAGCCTCATCCCGGCTCCACCTTGAGCTGCTTAATGCTTACGTCCGGATTGCCGAGCACCTCCGGAATATCGCCCTTACCGTTGCCGGGGAATTAACCGCGGAGCGGGTCTGCCCGCCGGAGCCACCGCTTCTCGAGGAGGAACCGGAAGAGGAGAACGCGGTGCGGATCGAAGCGCTGTAG